The proteins below come from a single Pseudarthrobacter sp. SSS035 genomic window:
- a CDS encoding YceI family protein: MALPADVTTGTWTLDNSHSEIAFTVRHAGISKVRGQFKDAAATLDLADNVADSKISATIQTASFDSGDVNRDGHVRGEDFFDVETFPEISFVSNGLVAKGNSYELTGDLTIKGVTRAVALETEFNGVAVDPFGLTRAGVSAETTISRKDFGLTWNAVLEAGGVLVSDKVAVNLELAFIAPAA, from the coding sequence ATGGCTCTTCCCGCAGACGTCACCACCGGCACCTGGACCCTCGACAACTCGCACAGCGAGATCGCCTTCACCGTCCGGCACGCAGGCATCAGCAAGGTCCGCGGCCAGTTCAAGGATGCCGCGGCAACCCTGGACCTCGCCGACAACGTGGCCGATTCCAAGATCAGCGCCACCATCCAGACCGCCAGCTTCGACTCCGGCGATGTCAACCGCGACGGCCACGTCCGCGGCGAAGACTTCTTCGACGTCGAGACCTTCCCGGAAATCTCCTTTGTCTCCAACGGCCTCGTGGCCAAGGGCAACAGCTACGAGCTGACCGGGGACCTCACTATCAAGGGCGTCACCCGCGCCGTTGCCCTCGAGACCGAGTTCAACGGCGTGGCCGTGGACCCGTTCGGCCTGACCCGCGCCGGCGTCTCCGCCGAAACCACCATCAGCCGCAAGGACTTCGGCCTGACCTGGAACGCTGTCCTGGAAGCCGGCGGCGTGCTGGTCAGCGATAAGGTTGCCGTCAATCTGGAGCTCGCGTTCATCGCGCCCGCAGCCTAG